A window of the Desulforapulum autotrophicum HRM2 genome harbors these coding sequences:
- a CDS encoding zinc metalloprotease: protein MEYANLTHLPFILDFSNLQFDTTIIFIVSILLAITVNAEAQAFMATLLGDAQTQAKDRFHFNPLGHMNLSGVLCFAVAGFGWPKQPKIHTKNFKHPDFYLILVKFAGPFANLMLASIAGSILWIMGNWGVEDQVFPILVAVNIIMFVTGFIPIPPLAGASLVSFFFPKQTNISSRSKLIFDAVPYLFVAALVWIKLTHGNLLDIYFSPVFTAMFNFISG, encoded by the coding sequence ATGGAATATGCGAACCTGACACACCTGCCGTTTATTCTTGATTTTTCAAATCTTCAATTTGACACCACCATCATCTTCATCGTGTCCATTCTCCTTGCCATCACGGTTAATGCAGAGGCCCAGGCGTTCATGGCAACCCTTCTGGGAGATGCCCAGACCCAGGCAAAGGATCGATTCCATTTCAACCCTCTGGGTCACATGAACCTGTCTGGAGTTCTGTGCTTTGCCGTGGCAGGTTTTGGCTGGCCAAAACAGCCGAAGATACACACAAAGAACTTTAAACACCCGGATTTTTACCTCATCCTTGTCAAATTTGCCGGCCCTTTTGCCAACCTCATGCTTGCCTCCATCGCCGGCAGCATTCTGTGGATCATGGGCAACTGGGGGGTTGAGGACCAGGTGTTCCCCATTCTGGTGGCCGTAAACATCATCATGTTTGTAACCGGATTTATTCCCATCCCCCCCCTTGCAGGTGCCTCCCTTGTCTCGTTTTTTTTCCCGAAACAAACGAACATTTCATCCCGATCCAAACTTATTTTTGATGCTGTGCCATATCTTTTTGTCGCAGCCCTGGTATGGATAAAACTGACCCATGGCAATCTCCTGGACATCTATTTTTCCCCTGTTTTCACAGCCATGTTTAATTTCATATCAGGATAG
- a CDS encoding hybrid sensor histidine kinase/response regulator → MGSSDRTSEKNTMLTYYKGLAACSKELISGRPNAFVRVLHELLVVTQADSVSFYENFVDADDRLCARNVHLLMNQGIDSPERASAKVWFAYEDLASEWEAALGQGEIVIVDQGCGGEFENEKFKANKTAFSLLVPLFTGNHWHGFIGFEALSPTRSWQPMDIEFLTTAAEMVGGYIEKEFYISALIKSEERYRSIIENIDEGYYEIDLLGVFTFVNRRLCRMTRRTRDRFLGMNFKEVVNPETAKLIKEVAKNVYETGMPSGLNQTRVIRADGSVVVYEHSIALIEDAQGKKKGFRGIVRDATQSLDQEKKRKALEEKYFQVEKLESIATLAGGLAHEFNNLLMGIQGNTSLLLVKYHSHPMISDKIKNIERCIKRGAEVTNKLLGFARSGKYQETELDLNLLLKGVCDLFGRTRKDIRIFQNCNGDVRLVRGDSAQIEHVFLNLLLNSAQAMPGGGEIRIIVENHPVDEAFAFLHDAEPGEYVRITVSDTGTGMDAATRKRVFEPFFTTKERVRGTGLGLASVYGIVKNHSGMITLDSKRGEGTSFKVYLPACVYEQPARSAEEDFSDKQLLTILLVDDEKTVLDINIEILEVLGYRVIAAENSRDAVELFVENLDTVVLVIMDVIMPGRNGFETARLLREIKEDVKILFVSGFPKGHDQFEDVFKANEQFIQKPYTLEELNMVLNRVLENRR, encoded by the coding sequence ATGGGATCATCTGATCGAACCAGCGAAAAAAACACCATGCTCACCTATTACAAGGGACTTGCCGCCTGTTCAAAGGAGCTGATATCCGGCAGGCCCAATGCCTTTGTGCGCGTTTTGCATGAACTTCTTGTGGTAACCCAGGCCGACAGTGTTTCTTTTTATGAAAATTTCGTTGATGCCGATGACAGACTATGTGCCCGAAACGTTCATCTGCTCATGAATCAAGGCATTGACAGTCCTGAAAGGGCCTCTGCAAAAGTCTGGTTTGCCTATGAAGACCTTGCATCTGAATGGGAAGCAGCCCTGGGACAAGGAGAGATTGTCATTGTTGACCAGGGGTGTGGTGGTGAATTTGAAAATGAAAAATTCAAGGCGAATAAAACGGCTTTTTCACTTCTTGTCCCACTTTTTACCGGTAACCACTGGCACGGATTTATAGGGTTTGAGGCGTTGAGCCCCACCCGTTCCTGGCAACCCATGGACATAGAGTTCCTTACCACGGCAGCCGAGATGGTTGGCGGTTATATTGAAAAGGAATTTTATATCTCAGCCCTGATAAAGAGTGAAGAACGTTACCGGTCGATCATCGAAAATATTGATGAGGGATACTATGAAATAGACCTGTTGGGGGTTTTTACCTTTGTAAACAGACGGCTGTGCCGGATGACCCGCCGGACCCGTGACCGTTTTCTTGGAATGAATTTCAAGGAGGTGGTTAATCCTGAAACTGCCAAATTGATCAAAGAGGTGGCAAAAAATGTTTATGAGACCGGCATGCCGTCGGGTCTTAACCAGACCCGGGTTATAAGGGCGGATGGTTCCGTTGTGGTTTATGAGCATTCCATTGCCCTTATTGAAGATGCCCAGGGAAAGAAAAAGGGCTTCCGTGGTATTGTCCGGGATGCAACCCAGTCCCTTGACCAGGAAAAAAAACGAAAGGCCCTTGAAGAGAAGTATTTTCAGGTGGAAAAGCTTGAATCCATTGCCACCCTGGCAGGCGGCCTTGCCCATGAGTTCAACAACCTGCTCATGGGAATCCAGGGCAACACCTCTCTGTTGCTGGTAAAGTACCATTCCCATCCAATGATTTCCGACAAAATCAAAAACATTGAGCGATGTATCAAAAGAGGGGCAGAGGTTACAAATAAACTGCTTGGGTTTGCAAGATCAGGGAAATATCAGGAAACGGAATTGGATCTTAACCTGCTTCTCAAGGGGGTGTGTGACCTTTTTGGCAGAACCCGGAAGGATATTCGAATTTTTCAGAATTGCAATGGGGATGTTCGCCTGGTCAGGGGAGATTCTGCCCAGATTGAACATGTTTTTCTGAATCTTTTGCTCAATTCTGCACAGGCAATGCCCGGTGGAGGAGAGATTCGTATCATTGTCGAGAATCATCCTGTGGATGAAGCCTTTGCCTTTCTCCACGATGCAGAGCCTGGAGAGTACGTCAGGATAACGGTTTCAGATACCGGGACAGGCATGGATGCGGCGACTCGAAAGCGGGTGTTTGAACCTTTTTTTACCACAAAGGAGCGGGTCAGGGGAACAGGCCTTGGCCTTGCTTCGGTCTATGGCATTGTCAAAAATCATTCGGGAATGATTACGCTGGATTCTAAACGAGGAGAGGGAACCAGCTTCAAGGTTTACCTGCCGGCATGTGTCTACGAGCAACCGGCCCGTTCGGCCGAAGAAGATTTTTCTGATAAGCAGTTGTTAACCATTCTTCTGGTGGATGACGAAAAAACGGTTCTGGATATCAACATTGAAATCCTCGAGGTGCTTGGTTACAGGGTCATTGCCGCAGAGAATTCCCGGGATGCGGTGGAGCTGTTTGTCGAGAATCTGGACACGGTTGTTCTTGTTATCATGGACGTTATCATGCCCGGGCGAAATGGATTTGAAACGGCCCGGCTTCTGCGGGAAATAAAGGAAGATGTTAAGATTCTTTTTGTCAGCGGATTTCCCAAGGGCCACGATCAGTTTGAAGATGTATTTAAAGCAAATGAGCAGTTTATTCAAAAACCCTACACCTTGGAAGAATTGAACATGGTTCTCAACAGGGTGCTGGAAAACAGGCGGTGA
- a CDS encoding UbiD family decarboxylase, which produces MSFSSLAACVDFLSNQKDLVIIRQEVDPDLEMAEIHRRVFEAGGPAILFERVKGTRFPAVSNLFGTHDRAVKILGAGLETIKHLVRLQSDPGEALRSPLKALKALPGLVHALPAKKRTGPVLDARAGINDLPMIRCWPMDGGGFILLPQVCSQDPLRPGVFRSNLGMYRVQLSGNDYLPGKQIGLHYQIHRGIGNHHARALEQNQRLKVSIFVGGPPAHTLSAVMPLPEHLPEVSFAGVLAGRRFAYTIQNGYLISLDADFCITGTIAMGRTKPEGPFGDHLGYYSLVHDFPYLEVESVFHRRDAIWPFTVVGRPPQEDSIFGELIHEMTGPAIPVAIPGVTAVHAVDAAGVHPLLLAKALERYVPYEPRQPRELLTHANAILGANQLSLAKYLFILAHEDAPDLDISDEKAFLVHCLARVDFSRDLHFYTSFTMDTLDYSADGLNTGSKLVVAAAGEEKRTLVTHVPVGLNLPPSFSMPRLAGPGMVVVKGPVFTDYPRADKEVAQLAEHLATSDAVGGLALVVIADDSDLAARNFDTFVWITFSRSNPSHDIHGVESFVRHKHWGCRGPLIVDARIKPFHAPPLVPDPDVERRVDRLGQKGGDLHGII; this is translated from the coding sequence ATGAGTTTTTCAAGTCTTGCAGCCTGTGTCGATTTTTTATCCAACCAGAAGGATCTTGTAATAATTCGGCAAGAGGTGGATCCTGATCTTGAGATGGCTGAGATCCACAGGCGTGTGTTTGAGGCAGGCGGTCCTGCCATTTTATTTGAACGGGTCAAGGGCACCCGGTTTCCGGCTGTGTCAAACCTGTTCGGCACCCATGACCGGGCCGTAAAGATCCTGGGGGCTGGACTTGAGACTATCAAGCACCTTGTGCGTCTTCAATCCGACCCGGGTGAAGCGTTACGATCTCCCCTTAAGGCCCTCAAGGCCCTGCCGGGTCTTGTCCATGCCCTGCCTGCAAAAAAGCGGACAGGGCCGGTTCTGGATGCCCGGGCAGGGATCAACGATCTTCCAATGATACGATGCTGGCCCATGGACGGGGGTGGGTTTATTCTTCTGCCCCAGGTCTGCTCCCAGGATCCTTTGCGGCCAGGCGTTTTTCGTTCAAATCTGGGTATGTACCGGGTGCAGTTGTCGGGAAACGATTATCTTCCGGGCAAACAGATCGGCCTGCACTACCAGATTCACCGGGGAATCGGCAACCACCATGCCAGGGCCCTTGAACAGAACCAGCGGCTCAAGGTGAGTATCTTTGTAGGGGGGCCTCCGGCCCATACCCTTTCGGCGGTCATGCCCCTTCCGGAACACCTTCCCGAGGTCAGTTTTGCAGGGGTCCTTGCCGGCAGACGGTTTGCCTACACCATTCAAAACGGCTATCTCATAAGTCTTGATGCGGATTTCTGCATCACCGGCACCATCGCCATGGGCCGCACAAAACCCGAAGGACCCTTTGGAGATCACCTGGGATATTACTCCCTTGTCCATGACTTTCCCTATCTTGAGGTGGAATCGGTCTTCCATCGAAGGGATGCAATCTGGCCTTTTACCGTGGTCGGCCGGCCTCCCCAGGAGGATTCAATTTTTGGTGAACTGATCCACGAGATGACAGGTCCTGCCATTCCCGTGGCCATTCCCGGGGTGACGGCAGTCCATGCCGTTGACGCTGCAGGGGTTCACCCGCTTCTGCTTGCCAAGGCCCTGGAACGGTATGTGCCCTATGAACCCAGACAGCCAAGGGAGCTTCTGACCCATGCCAATGCCATCCTTGGAGCGAACCAGCTTTCCCTTGCAAAATATCTGTTTATCCTGGCCCACGAGGACGCTCCTGATCTGGATATCTCAGATGAAAAGGCCTTTCTGGTTCACTGCCTTGCCCGGGTGGATTTCAGCCGGGATCTTCATTTTTACACCTCCTTTACCATGGACACCCTGGATTACAGTGCCGATGGCCTCAACACCGGGTCAAAGCTTGTGGTGGCAGCCGCAGGAGAGGAAAAACGAACCCTCGTGACCCATGTTCCCGTTGGCCTCAACCTTCCCCCGTCTTTTTCAATGCCAAGACTTGCAGGACCGGGCATGGTTGTGGTCAAGGGGCCTGTGTTTACCGACTATCCAAGGGCTGATAAGGAGGTTGCTCAGCTTGCAGAACACCTTGCAACATCTGATGCCGTTGGAGGGCTTGCCCTGGTTGTGATTGCAGACGATTCGGATCTTGCCGCCCGGAACTTTGACACCTTCGTGTGGATCACCTTTTCACGTTCCAACCCCTCCCACGACATCCACGGTGTTGAGTCTTTTGTCCGTCACAAGCACTGGGGGTGCAGGGGGCCGTTGATCGTTGACGCGAGGATCAAGCCCTTCCATGCGCCGCCCCTTGTCCCGGACCCTGATGTTGAACGGCGGGTGGACCGGCTGGGTCAAAAAGGAGGGGATCTCCATGGGATCATCTGA
- a CDS encoding PNPOx family protein, translated as MQSMPMGGLNNGDICDSDAPGMNGQAMELVRTLKVMTLATGSDQGCWSAPVFFFYRPGGFYFFSSPTSRHIGEAGALDGLCGASLFHDTESINELRGVQMQGVIELLTMTPETLGAAGGYVKKFGMQVTGDNVLAAITSHYRAKFYRFVPQETYYMDNRLGFGSRIKVNL; from the coding sequence ATGCAGTCCATGCCCATGGGCGGCTTAAACAATGGGGATATCTGTGATTCAGATGCCCCCGGGATGAATGGTCAGGCCATGGAACTTGTGCGAACCCTTAAGGTGATGACACTTGCAACCGGGTCTGATCAGGGGTGCTGGTCCGCACCGGTGTTTTTTTTTTACCGGCCCGGGGGATTCTATTTCTTTTCATCCCCAACTTCCCGTCACATAGGGGAGGCTGGAGCCCTTGACGGCTTGTGTGGTGCCTCCCTGTTCCATGACACAGAATCAATCAACGAACTCAGGGGCGTTCAGATGCAGGGCGTTATAGAATTACTGACCATGACTCCGGAAACCCTTGGAGCGGCAGGGGGTTATGTCAAAAAATTCGGCATGCAGGTTACCGGTGATAATGTTCTGGCCGCCATTACAAGCCATTACCGGGCAAAATTTTACCGGTTTGTTCCCCAAGAGACCTATTACATGGACAACCGTCTTGGCTTCGGATCAAGAATAAAGGTAAATTTATGA
- a CDS encoding M48 family metalloprotease, which translates to MVADTPMTRRTFISGSLALGAGVALAGCAVNPVTGKNQFMMVTPEQEVAMDRIQSPHQFSADYGAVQDQGVNTYVTEIGTKLSALTHRPRMPYSFQCVNATYINAYAFPGGSIAVTRGILLKLSNEAELAALLGHELGHVNARHSAQQISKSTLSSIFISGVAAAVGTQGQGLGDVARQIGMLGQGALLARYSRDNEREADALGNEYMVKAGYSSMGFVGLMGILNTLNKNKASSTDILFSTHPMSDERYGTAVARSRNPYGYSSGFSLNQERYMDNTASVRADRAAIEALQAGDQYMAKKEYQTAETQFAKAIKLAPEDYTAHVMQAKCMLETRRFERAATHADLAVTLYPDEPQAQYVAGFVHLNLNQFARAFERFDRYAGLLPGNPGAIFFKGYCQEKMEHVASAAEFYKLYLNEVQQGEYAVHAHGRLKQWGYL; encoded by the coding sequence ATGGTTGCAGACACCCCAATGACCCGCCGTACATTTATATCCGGCTCCCTTGCATTGGGTGCAGGTGTTGCCCTGGCAGGCTGTGCTGTAAATCCTGTGACCGGCAAGAATCAGTTCATGATGGTAACGCCTGAGCAGGAAGTCGCAATGGACCGCATCCAGTCCCCCCACCAGTTCTCGGCCGACTATGGCGCGGTTCAGGATCAGGGGGTCAACACCTATGTGACCGAGATTGGCACAAAGCTGAGTGCTTTGACCCACAGGCCCCGGATGCCCTATTCGTTCCAGTGCGTCAATGCCACCTACATCAACGCCTATGCCTTCCCCGGGGGCAGCATTGCCGTGACAAGGGGTATTCTTTTAAAGCTGTCCAACGAGGCTGAGCTTGCGGCCCTCCTGGGCCATGAACTGGGCCATGTCAATGCCAGGCATTCGGCCCAGCAGATTTCAAAATCAACCCTTTCATCTATTTTTATCAGCGGGGTTGCTGCCGCCGTGGGTACCCAGGGTCAGGGGCTTGGAGATGTTGCCCGTCAGATTGGCATGCTGGGCCAGGGAGCACTCCTGGCCCGGTACAGCCGGGACAACGAGCGGGAGGCCGATGCCCTTGGCAACGAATACATGGTCAAGGCCGGATATTCGTCAATGGGGTTTGTGGGGCTCATGGGTATCCTCAACACCCTTAACAAGAACAAAGCCTCGTCCACGGATATCCTTTTTTCAACCCACCCCATGAGTGACGAGCGCTATGGTACTGCCGTGGCAAGGAGCCGTAATCCCTATGGGTATTCGTCGGGGTTCTCCTTGAACCAGGAGCGTTACATGGACAACACTGCATCTGTAAGGGCGGACAGGGCTGCCATTGAGGCCCTTCAGGCAGGCGATCAATACATGGCTAAGAAAGAGTATCAAACGGCAGAAACGCAGTTTGCAAAGGCCATAAAGCTTGCTCCCGAAGATTATACAGCCCATGTGATGCAGGCAAAATGCATGCTTGAAACCCGTCGTTTTGAAAGGGCTGCAACCCATGCAGACCTTGCCGTTACCCTTTATCCAGACGAACCCCAGGCCCAGTATGTGGCCGGTTTTGTCCACCTTAACCTCAATCAGTTTGCCAGGGCCTTTGAGCGCTTTGACCGGTATGCCGGCCTTCTTCCTGGAAATCCCGGCGCAATTTTTTTCAAGGGGTACTGCCAGGAGAAGATGGAACATGTGGCAAGTGCTGCCGAGTTTTATAAACTATATCTGAACGAGGTTCAACAGGGGGAGTATGCAGTCCATGCCCATGGGCGGCTTAAACAATGGGGATATCTGTGA
- the murJ gene encoding murein biosynthesis integral membrane protein MurJ: MEKNDSTFKQVGFASIIMMASVFASRIIGLGREMTIAFSGGAGGEVDAYQVAFIVPEILNHIVASGFLSITFIPIFAAYIERNDEETGWRIFSLVFTTFGLLLVGVTLVCLWFAPELVSLLAPGFDDPALFRLAVRMTRIIIPAQLFFFSGGLFMAVQFTKKRFFIPALAPLVYNLGIIVGGVALGPFLGMEGFSWGVLGGAFVGNFLLQYHGAKNTGMRLRFIFDITHPELVRYVVLTLPLMVGLTMTFSTEILLKYFGSYLAEGSIAALNYGLRIMFILVGLFGQAVGVASYPFMAKLAAQGKIDELNALLNTTLKYLLLVIPVSVLFMVLRHEIILILFQRGRFGPDATQVTAGILPFLLCGTFAFAAQTVVVRGYYAMQNTWFPALFSTLAVILTLPVFYLLMGIMGAGGIALALSIAATAQTLLLFELWNRKSHNNGRGAVYRFLFSMTGLSLGTGFFLVKITAFLKTFINASTLFGALSVSIITGLVFILVFSGAGYLFKIQEINQFNHKLIQKLGRLFFS, translated from the coding sequence ATGGAAAAAAACGATTCAACTTTCAAACAGGTGGGTTTTGCCTCAATTATCATGATGGCATCTGTCTTTGCAAGCCGCATCATCGGCCTTGGAAGGGAGATGACCATTGCCTTTTCAGGGGGGGCTGGCGGTGAGGTCGATGCCTATCAGGTGGCATTCATCGTACCTGAGATCCTGAACCACATCGTTGCAAGCGGTTTTCTCTCCATCACCTTTATTCCCATCTTTGCCGCCTATATTGAAAGAAACGATGAGGAAACGGGGTGGCGAATTTTCTCCCTTGTCTTTACCACCTTTGGGCTGCTCCTTGTGGGCGTAACCCTGGTCTGCCTCTGGTTTGCCCCTGAACTTGTTTCCCTCCTTGCCCCGGGATTTGATGACCCCGCACTGTTCAGACTGGCAGTGAGAATGACCCGAATCATCATCCCGGCCCAGCTATTCTTTTTCTCAGGCGGGCTCTTCATGGCCGTCCAGTTCACGAAAAAAAGATTTTTTATTCCAGCCCTTGCCCCCCTTGTCTACAACCTTGGCATCATCGTTGGCGGCGTTGCCCTGGGTCCGTTCCTTGGCATGGAAGGTTTTTCCTGGGGGGTTCTTGGCGGGGCCTTTGTGGGGAATTTTCTACTCCAGTACCATGGGGCAAAAAACACAGGCATGCGTCTCAGGTTCATATTTGACATCACCCATCCAGAACTTGTCCGGTATGTTGTCCTGACCCTGCCGTTGATGGTCGGCCTGACCATGACCTTTTCAACAGAAATTCTTTTAAAATACTTTGGATCCTATCTTGCCGAGGGTAGCATTGCAGCCCTCAACTATGGATTGCGGATCATGTTCATCCTTGTGGGACTCTTTGGCCAGGCCGTTGGGGTTGCATCCTATCCGTTCATGGCAAAACTTGCAGCCCAGGGCAAAATAGATGAACTCAACGCCCTTCTCAACACCACCCTCAAATACCTGCTGCTGGTGATCCCGGTCTCGGTTCTGTTCATGGTGCTGCGCCACGAGATCATTCTCATCCTGTTCCAGCGGGGACGATTCGGCCCCGATGCCACCCAGGTAACGGCCGGCATTCTGCCCTTCCTCCTCTGCGGAACCTTTGCATTTGCAGCCCAGACTGTTGTTGTCCGGGGGTATTACGCCATGCAGAACACCTGGTTTCCGGCCCTCTTCAGCACCCTTGCCGTCATTCTCACCCTGCCTGTCTTCTACCTGCTCATGGGGATTATGGGTGCAGGGGGAATCGCCCTTGCCCTCTCCATTGCTGCAACAGCCCAGACCCTGCTGCTGTTTGAACTGTGGAACAGAAAAAGCCACAACAACGGACGGGGCGCAGTGTATCGATTCTTGTTCTCCATGACAGGACTGAGCCTTGGAACAGGTTTTTTCCTCGTAAAAATAACGGCTTTCCTGAAAACCTTCATCAATGCATCCACCCTTTTCGGAGCCCTTTCCGTGTCGATCATCACAGGCCTTGTCTTTATCCTGGTATTTTCAGGCGCAGGATACCTGTTCAAAATTCAGGAAATCAATCAGTTCAACCACAAACTCATCCAGAAACTCGGTCGGCTGTTTTTTTCTTGA
- a CDS encoding histone deacetylase family protein, whose translation MKKTGYVHDLRYLLHDTGPYHPEMSERLIAIHEGLRKANLLEQLTIIPASRADLKWILAVHDHDYVRRFEEVSLSGNHYFDDQDNQICVETYETAFLAVGGILDAVQMMMDQKIDNAFCAIRPPGHHAEVDKAMGFCYFNNIAIAARYLQSECGIERVGIVDFDVHHGNGTEHIFQSDPSVFYYSIHEHPSFAYPGTGRAFDEGTLKGFGFTKNSPVLPGRGDDNYKSLITRDLLPAFERFKPEIILVSTGFDAHVGDEMSDMNLTTEGFSWIMETIMALANHHAQGRVVSILEGGYSLKLLPELAANHVSILLKG comes from the coding sequence ATGAAAAAAACCGGCTATGTGCATGACCTGAGGTATCTTCTCCATGACACAGGACCCTATCACCCCGAGATGTCAGAACGACTTATCGCCATCCACGAAGGCCTTCGCAAGGCAAATCTTCTGGAACAATTAACCATCATCCCTGCTTCACGGGCAGACCTTAAATGGATCCTTGCCGTCCATGACCACGACTATGTCAGGCGATTTGAAGAGGTGAGTCTCTCGGGCAACCACTATTTTGACGACCAGGACAACCAGATCTGCGTTGAAACCTATGAAACGGCATTTCTGGCCGTGGGCGGCATCCTTGATGCCGTTCAGATGATGATGGATCAAAAGATAGACAACGCATTCTGCGCCATACGACCGCCCGGCCACCATGCAGAGGTCGACAAGGCCATGGGATTCTGCTACTTCAACAATATCGCCATTGCAGCTCGCTATCTTCAGTCCGAATGCGGCATTGAGCGGGTGGGAATCGTGGATTTTGATGTCCACCACGGCAACGGCACAGAACACATCTTTCAATCTGACCCCTCCGTGTTTTACTATTCCATCCATGAGCACCCATCGTTTGCCTATCCTGGAACGGGCAGGGCCTTTGACGAGGGAACCCTCAAGGGCTTTGGTTTTACCAAAAATTCCCCGGTGCTTCCAGGTCGCGGGGATGACAATTACAAGAGCCTCATTACCAGGGACCTCTTGCCCGCCTTTGAACGGTTCAAACCCGAAATTATCCTGGTTTCAACAGGATTCGACGCCCATGTAGGCGACGAAATGTCAGACATGAATCTCACCACCGAGGGTTTCTCCTGGATCATGGAGACCATCATGGCCCTTGCAAACCACCATGCCCAAGGACGGGTGGTTTCAATTCTCGAAGGGGGATATTCCCTGAAACTGCTGCCCGAGCTTGCCGCCAATCACGTATCCATCCTGCTCAAGGGGTAG